A genomic stretch from Penicillium digitatum chromosome 4, complete sequence includes:
- a CDS encoding Flavin-containing monooxygenase-like, whose product MRGKSISGPEAPALGPPTTKIVKMSEYDLQKTLARYDVERKKRLRPDGQTQYVGLTDESTDNLHSNGNVAIDNNLLEQKKTRVLIVGAGFGGLLFAVRLLQSGFLRATEILFVDTAGGFGGTWWWNRYPGLACDVESYTYMPLLEETKYMPSQKYVTGPELREHANRIAGQWRLRDQALFQTTVNNLAWNDRNCQWTVHVTPHGQSPSAIHSDFVILATGLLNSPKIPKLNGLETYKGKVFHTSRWDYEYTGGSPSCPILHGLQDKTIGFVGTGASAIQAIPHLAQWAKKVIVFQRTPSAVDWRHNHFTDRTWWAKMVQEGGSGWQRERMENFNAFLSSEDPLPEIDLVDDGWTKMQSFSVLIGSPSGLDPNHLTRMHPLDLHRQEAIRRRVEATVTDQATARGLKPWYPGWCKRPCFSDNFLPAFNRPNVSLVDTHGKGVRTVTDRGILTDGQEYGLDAIIFGTGYNLGGSADRGDLTVTGRDNQVLQEKWHKGPNSLHGVMTNGFPNLFFPGPYQTGASANQVYVLDQLAVHVAHIISEAGQLTSERNPNVTVTRFTVEPSSGSEREWTSKVLMRARALGGMMNCTPGYLNREGLQFDEGEALLAAHFSIWGEGIRSYVKEIEDWRQTGGLVGLDLHRQDV is encoded by the coding sequence ATGCGAGGGAAATCTATTTCTGGCCCAGAGGCTCCTGCTCTTGGCCCACCTACCACCAAGATAGTCAAGATGAGTGAGTACGATTTGCAGAAGACACTAGCTCGATATGATGTGGAGCGCAAGAAACGCCTGCGCCCTGATGGACAAACTCAATATGTGGGCTTGACTGATGAATCCACGGACAATCTCCATTCGAACGGAAATGTTGCGATCGACAACAACCTGCTCGAGCAGAAGAAGACCCGAGTGCTCATTGTGGGCGCTGGATTTGGAGGACTGCTGTTCGCAGTGCGATTGCTCCAGTCGGGGTTTCTTCGTGCAACCGAGATCCTCTTCGTGGATACCGCAGGTGGGTTTGGAGGAACGTGGTGGTGGAACAGGTATCCCGGCTTGGCCTGTGATGTCGAAAGTTACACGTATATGCCCTTGCTAGAGGAAACAAAGTACATGCCGTCGCAGAAATATGTCACCGGGCCTGAGTTGAGAGAACACGCCAATCGCATTGCTGGTCAATGGAGACTCCGTGATCAGGCTTTGTTCCAGACCACCGTCAACAACTTAGCTTGGAATGACCGGAATTGTCAATGGACAGTCCACGTCACCCCACATGGCCAGTCACCCTCTGCCATACATTCCGATTTCGTGATCCTGGCGACCGGGTTGCTGAATTCCCCGAAGATCCCAAAGTTGAACGGACTTGAGACCTACAAGGGGAAGGTTTTCCACACCTCACGCTGGGACTATGAGTATACTGGAGGAAGCCCAAGCTGCCCAATCCTGCATGGACTACAAGACAAGACCATTGGATTTGTCGGAACGGGTGCATCTGCCATCCAAGCGATCCCACACCTTGCGCAGTGGGCAAAGAAAGTGATTGTCTTTCAGCGCACACCGTCTGCCGTTGATTGGCGTCACAATCACTTCACCGACCGCACCTGGTGGGCGAAAATGGTTCAAGAAGGCGGCTCCGGGTGGCAACGAGAGCGCATGGAGAATTTCAACGCCTTTCTCTCGAGTGAGGACCCCCTCCCAGAAATAGATCTTGTCGATGATGGTTGGACCAAGATGCAATCTTTCAGTGTCCTCATCGGGAGTCCCTCTGGTCTTGACCCGAACCATCTGACGCGGATGCATCCATTGGACTTGCACCGCCAAGAAGCGATCCGCCGTCGCGTGGAAGCCACAGTGACCGATCAAGCAACGGCCCGGGGGTTGAAACCCTGGTATCCCGGGTGGTGCAAACGACCATGCTTTAGTGACAATTTTCTCCCAGCATTCAACCGGCCCAATGTTTCCCTAGTGGACACTCATGGAAAAGGGGTCCGGACTGTGACCGATCGAGGGATCTTGACAGATGGCCAAGAATATGGTCTGGATGCCATCATTTTTGGGACTGGCTACAATCTTGGAGGTAGTGCCGATCGTGGGGATCTGACTGTCACCGGACGTGACAACCAGGTCCTCCAGGAAAAATGGCACAAAGGGCCGAATTCACTCCATGGAGTAATGACCAACGGATTTCCTAACCTCTTCTTTCCGGGTCCGTATCAAACGGGAGCGTCAGCCAACCAAGTCTATGTTCTCGATCAACTTGCCGTTCATGTTGCCCACATCATTTCGGAAGCCGGCCAGTTAACCTCGGAGCGAAACCCAAATGTCACCGTTACTCGGTTTACTGTCGAGCCAAGCTCTGGCTCCGAAAGAGAATggacttccaaggttttgATGAGAGCGCGAGCCCTCGGGGGTATGATGAATTGCACTCCGGGGTACTTGAATCGGGAGGGGCTACAATTTGACGAAGGTGAAGCCTTACTAGCCGCACACTTCAGTATCTGGGGAGAGGGGATTAGGAGTTATGTGAAAGAGATTGAGGATTGGCGACAGACAGGCGGGCTGGTCGGACTTGATCTTCATCGACAAGACGTGTAG